A single genomic interval of Bos javanicus breed banteng chromosome 8, ARS-OSU_banteng_1.0, whole genome shotgun sequence harbors:
- the LOC133252939 gene encoding large ribosomal subunit protein uL18-like yields the protein MIVCAAYAHELPKYGVKVGLTNYAAAYCTGLLLACRLLNRFGMDKIYEGQVEVTGDEYNVESIDGQPGAFTCYLDAGLARTTTGNKVFGALKGAVDGGLSIPHSTKRFPGYDSESKEFSAEVHQKHIMGQNVADYMRYLTEDEDAYKKQFSQYIKNNITPDMEEMYKKAHAAIRENPVYEKKPKKEVKKKRWNRPKMSLAQENDRVAQKKASFLRAQERAAES from the coding sequence ATGATAGTTTGTGCAGCTTATGCTCACGAACTCCCAAAATATGGTGTGAAGGTTGGCCTGACAAATTATGCTGCGGCATATTGTACTGGCCTGCTGCTGGCCTGCAGGCTTCTTAATAGGTTTGGTATGGACAAAATTTATGAAGGGCAAGTCGAGGTGACTGGAGATGAATACAATGTGGAAAGCATCGATGGTCAACCTGGTGCCTTCACCTGTTACCTGGATGCAGGACTTGCCAGAACTACTACTGGGAATAAAGTTTTTGGGGCCCTAAAGGGAGCTGTCGATGGAGGCTTGTCTATCCCTCACAGTACCAAACGGTTCCCTGGTTatgattcagaaagcaaagaattcagTGCTGAGGTACACCAAAAGCACATCATGGGGCAAAATGTTGCAGATTACATGCGCTACCTGACTGAAGATGAAGATGCTTACAAGAAACAATTCTCTCAGTACATAAAGAACAACATAACTCCAGACATGGAGGAGATGTATAAGAAAGCTCATGCTGCAATAAGAGAGAATCCAGTGTATGAGAAGAAGCCTaagaaagaagttaaaaagaaGAGGTGGAACCGTCCCAAAATGTCACTTGCCCAGGAGAATGATCGGGTAGCTCAGAAGAAGGCAAGCTTCCTTAGAGCTCAGGAACGAGCTGCTGAGAGTTAA